Within the Corvus hawaiiensis isolate bCorHaw1 chromosome 32, bCorHaw1.pri.cur, whole genome shotgun sequence genome, the region GAGGACGCGGGCACGGGGCCGGGGCCAGGGACGTGTCCCTTCGGGCCCTACCAGGGCCGCCAGAGCAGCGACATCTTCGAGGAGGCCAAGCGGGAGCTCATCAAGCTCATGAAGGTCGAGGTGAGGGCGGCCCCGGGGTCAGCGGGGCTTTGCGTGGGGTCCTGCGGGGTCGTGGAGGGTTTCTGGTGGTCACCGGTGGTCACCTtcctgctggctcctggtcACTTTGGGGTGCGTCGCCGTCGTCTCGTGGTGGTCACCGTGCGGCGCTCCCTGCGAGCCCGGGGGGATCCCACATCTCTTTGGGGCGGTTCCTGTGACTCTGGGGGATCCCACATCTCTTTGGGGTGATCCCTGCGAGCCCAGGGGGATCCCACATCTCGTTGGGGTGGTTCCTGTGAGCTCGGGGGGATCCCACATCtctttggggtgctccctgcgaGCCCGGGGGGATCCCTCATCTCTTTGGGGCGCTCCCTGTGAGCCCGGGGGGATCCCACATCTCTTTGGGGTGATCTCTGCGAGCCCAGGGGGATCCCACATCTCTTTGGGGTGGTTCCTGTGAGCTCGGGGGGATCCCACATCTCTTTGGGGTGGTCCCTGCGAGCCCAGGGGGATCCCACATCtctttggggtgctccctgcgaGCCCGGGGGGATCCCACATCTCTTTGGGGTGATCCCTGCGAGCCCGGGGGGATCCCACATCTCTTTGGGGTGGTTCCTGTGAGCCCAGGGGGGATCCCACATCTCTTTGGGGTGATCCCTGTGAGCCTGGGGGATCCCACATCTCTTTGGGGTGATCCCTGTGAGCCCAGGGGGGATCCCACATCTCTTTGGGGTGGTCCCTGCTCTTCTTGTGGTGGTTCCTGTGACTTTAGGATGGTCCCCAGTCTCCTTGGGGTGGTCCCCCATCACTTTGGGGTGGGTTCCCCTCTCCTCATGGTGGTCCCCATCGCTTCCTGGTGGCCCCCATGACCTCCTGGTCACCCTCTGTCCTCCTGCTGACCCCACGACGGTCCCGTCCTTCCCTCCAGGACCCTTCTCTCCTCAACAACCGCGTCCTGCTCCACCACGCCAAAGGCGGGACGGTCATCGCCCGCCAGGGCGAccaggtgggttttggggaCCGTCACCTCCTTTCCAGGCAGAAACAACCCCAGAGCCGCCGGGGTGGTGACAACCAGAAGAGCTTGGTGGCCCTCTGGATCCCCGGTGACCCCGTGGGGTGCCAGGAGGTCCCCAGGAGGTGACGAGTGACGTTCCCAGCAGGACGTGAGCCTGCACTTCgtgctctggggctgcctgCACGTGTACCAGCGCATGATCGACAAGGAGGAGGACGTGTGCCTGTTCCTGACGCAGCCCGGCGAGCTGGTGGGACAGCTGGCCGTGCTCACCGGGGAGCCCCTCATCTTCACCATCAAGGCCAACCGCGACTGCACCTTCCTCAAGATCTCCAAGTCCGACTTCTACGAGTGAGTCCGGCCTCCTTTGGGGGCGGTCAGCGGGGCTGGCGTGGGGTGGCCTCAGGTTGGACGGAAAACAGAGGTGAAACGGCTGGGGAGCGTCCAAAAGAGGCCACCAGGATGAGGAAGGTCTGGAGGGTCATTGAGATACGGAAATTGAACCGTGGGCAAGTGTCCCAAGAGGATGAGGAAGGGTGTGGAAGGTCGCTGAGATAAGGAAGTTCAACCTTGGAAGTGTCCGGAGGAGGCCACCAGGGCGAGGAGGGTCTGGGTGGTCACTGAGATGAGGAACCATTGGGgagtgtccagaggaggccaccaggGCGAGGAGGGTCTGGGTGGTCACTGAGATGAGGAACCATTGGGgagtgtccagaggaggccaccaggGCGAGGAGGGTCTGGGTGGTCACTGAGATGAGGAACCATTGGGgagtgtccagaggaggccaccaggGCGAGGAGGGTCTGGGTGGTCACTGAGATGAGGAACCATTGGGGAGTGTCCGGAGGAGGCCACCAGGGCGAGGAGGGTCTGGGTGGTCACTGAGATGAGGAACCATTGGGGAGTGTCCGGAGGAGGCCACCAGGGCGAGGAGGGTCTGGAGGGGCCGAGGGGACATGGAATGTTCTCGAGCTCCTCACCTTCCTCATGGCCAGCGCCGATCTCTGCTGTGGCGCCGGTGACAGGACCTGAAGTGCCAGCAGAAGGTCGGGTGGGGACATCAGGAGAAGGTTCTTCCCCCCGAGGGTGGTGGGACACCACAACATCTCCCCACGGAACGGTCCCAGCCCCAGGGTGGGATTTCGGGGTGTTCCGAGCGAGGCCATCGGTCGGATCCGTGATCCCGGTGGGTTCCCCACCTCCAGGGGGGCGTTTTGGGGTCACCCCCGTGACCTCCCGCGTGTTGTCCCCCAGGATCATGCGGGAGCAGCCCAGCGTGGTGCTGAGCGTGGCCCACACCGTGGCCGCCCGCATGTCGCCCTTCGTGCGCCAGATGGACTTCGCCATCGACTGGATGGCCGTAGAGGCCGGCCGGGCGCTCTACAGGTGAGTGACCGCTCCCAGGCATCCACCTCGGCTCGGCTCGGGCCGCCCAGGCCTCGAGGTGCCACCAGcgctgtccccaggcagggggACAAGTCGGACTGCACCTACATCGTGCTCAACGGGCGGCTGCGCTCCGTCATCCAGAAGGGCAGCGGCAAGAAGGAGCTGGTGGGCGAGTACGGCCGCGGTGACCTCGTGGGCGTGGTGAGTGCCACCCCCGCGGGTGGGGGACACCTCGGCGGCCACCTCGGGGACCACCTCGGCTCCTCCACGGCCTCGGCCTCGTCCTGCAGGTGGAGGCGCTGACGCGGCAGCCCCGGGCCACCACGGTGCACGCGGTGAGGGACACGGAGCTGGCCAAGCTGCCCGAGGGGACCCTCAACAACATCAAGCGCAGATACCCGCAGGTACCCCCGGGTGGCCCCACGGCCTGGCTGGTGGCCCCACCTCTAATTAAAACCAGGTGGAATTAAAGAGTTAACGAAGCTGTTGGAGGAGGAGAGCGGGTGAAGGGATGGTGGCGCTTGAGGTCTTCAGATGGATGGGGGTGGTGGCACCTGAGGTCCCCAAGGACAGATGGTGGCGGTGGCACCCAGGAAGTCCCGTTGGTCTCTGCAGCTCCGATGGCCGTGGCCATCCGTGGCCTTGTCCCCACAGGTCGTCACCCGCCTCATCCACCTCCTGAGCCAGAAGATCCTGGGGAACCTCCAGCAGCTCCGCGGGCCCTTCGCAGGTGGGGGACAACGGGGTGACCTCTCCGGGGCTGGCGGCCATCACCGGAGCAGCGTGTCCACTTGTCCGTGTCCACCCAGGGTCCGGCCTGGGCATGGCCTCCAGCTCGGAGCCCATCAACCCCACCAGCAACCTGTCGACGGTGGCGGTGCTGCCCGTGTGCGACGAGGTGCCCATGGCGGCCTTCacgctggagctgcagcacGCGCTCAACGCCATCGGTGAGTGACCACGGCAGTGACCAGGGCACAGTGACCGCGGGCCCGTGGCACCCTGGTGAcctgggggtggtggtggttgcGGCCCCACGGGGTGGTCTTGGTTGTGGTGGGCACCATGAGGGTGACCACGGCACGGTGGTGGCACGGTGGCCACAAGCTCGTGGTGTGATGGTGACCATTGGTATGGTGGTGCCATGGCATGGAGATGACCACAGCCCCATGGTATGATGGTGACCACAGCATGGTGGTGACCACAGCCCTATGGCCTGGAGATGACCAGGACCCCATGGCATGGTGGCCACAGCATGGTGGTGACCACAGAATGGTGGTGACCACAGCCCCATGGCCTGGAGATGACCACAGCCCCATGGCAGGGTGACCACAGCCCCATGGCCTGGAGATGACCACAGCCCCATGGCAGGGTGACCACAGCCCCATGGCATGGTGACCACAGCATGGTAGTGGCCACAGCCCCATGGCCTGGAGATGACCGCAGCCCCATGGCACGATGGTGACTGTGGCATGGTGGTGACCACAGCCCCATGGCCTGCAGATGACCGCAGCCCCATGGCATGGTGACCACAACCCTATGGCATGGTGGCCACAGCATGGTGGTGACCACAACCCTATGGCATGGTGGCCACAGCATGGTGGTGACCACAGCCCCATGGCCTGGACATGACCACAACCCCATGGCATGATGGCCACAGCCCCATGGCCTGGAGATGACCGCAGCCCCATGGCATGGTGGCCACGGCCTGCAGATGACCACAGCCCCACGCCGATGACCACGTCCCTCCCTCCGCAGGTCCCACGCTGCTCCTCACCAGCGACATCATCCGCGCCCGCCTGGGCTCCTCGGCCCTGGAGAGGTAACCCCGGTGGGGCGCGGCGTCCCCGCGTGCCCCCAGGCCACCGCTGACCGCTGCGTGCCCCCGGGCAGCATCCAGGAGTACCGGCTGTCCGGCTGGCTGGCGCAGCAGGAGGACATCCACCGCATCGTCCTCTACCAGACCGACTGCACGCTGACCCCCTGGACGCTGCGCTGCATCCGCCAGGCCGACTGCATCCTCATCGTGGGGCTGGGCGACCAGGAGCCCGCCCTGGGCGAGGTGGGGCCtgggggggatctgggggggggggacagggacctgggagaggtgggagagggacctgggagaggtgggacagggacctggggggggacagggacctgggagaggtgggacagtgggacagggaactgggagaggtgggagagggacctgggggtgggacagggacctgggacagtgggacagggacctgggagaggtgggagaggGACCTGGGAGACGTGGGAGAGAGACCTGGGAGAGGTGGGACAGTGGGACAGGGAcctgggagaggtgggagagggacctgggggtgggagagggacctggcagaggtgggacagtgggacagggaactgggagaggtgggatggGGACCTGGAGTGAGACCTGGGGAGGACAGGGAcctgggagaggtgggagaggTGGGACAGTGGGACAGGGACCTGGGAGAGGTGGGACGGGGAcctgggagaggtgggatgggggacctgggggtgggacagggacctgggagaggtgggacggggagctgggacagctctgggagTGGGACAGAGGGACATGGATGTGTGGGCACAGGGGGACGTGGGGACACACGGACATGGGATATGGGACATAACCCCCCCTCTgggggctgggacagagctgtgcCACAGGGCCGGGGCTCTGTGGGACAAGGACAGGGTGGGACCAGGCTCTGGGGCTCGGCACAGGGCTCcaggggtgtcccaggggtgtcccaggggtgtcccaggggtgtcccaggggtgtcGCAGCCCCTCGGTGACCCCGTGGTGGCCGCCGCAGCTGGAGCAGATGCTGGAGAACACGGCGGTGCGGGCGCtgaagcagctggtgctgctgcaccgCGAGGacggccccggcccggcgcgcACCGTCGAGTGGCTCAACATGCGCAGCTGGTGCTCCGGCCACCTGCACATCCGCTGCCCCCGCCGCGTCTTCTCGCGCCGCAGCCCCGCCAAGCTGGTGAGCGTCCCCTCCCCTGCGCCGGCCCCGgggggcggccgccgccgccgccatcgtCACCCGTGTCCTCcccaccgtgtcccacagcGGGAGATGTACGAGAAGGTGTTTGAGAAGAGCGCCGACCGCCACAGCGACTTCTCGCGCCTGGCGCGCGTCCTCACCGGCAACACCATCGCCCTGGTGctgggcggcggcggcgccagGTGGGCGCTGGGCCCTTGTCCTTGTGTGCCCCttgtgtccccctgtccctgtgtgcccctgtccctgtgtccttgtgtccccctgtccctgtgtccccatgtcctgtGTCCCCATACCCATATCCCAACGTCCCTGTGACCCCCTACGCacatccctctgtccctgtgtccccctgtccctctgtccttgtgtgcccctgtccccctgtccttGTGTCTCCCCGTCCCCCTGTCtctctgtccccctgtccctctgtccccctgtcccgTGTCCgtctgtccccctgtccccaacCTCTTTGGTGACCACAGAGCCTCGCTGACCCCGATCCCTGCGCGAtttccaggggctgctcccacATCGGGGTCATCAAGGCCATGGAGGAGTCGGGGATCCCCATCGACCTGGTGGGGGGCACCTCCATCGGCGCCTTCATCGGGGCGCTCTACGCCGAGGAGCGCAGCGCCGTGCGCACCAAGCAGCGGGCACGCGAGTGGGCCAGGGTGGGTGCCGGGGGCACGGCAGCGGGCCAGGGTGGGTGCCAGGGGGCCAGGGTGGGTGCCAGGGGGCACGGCAGCGGGCCAGGGTGGGTGCCAGGGGGTCAGGGTGGGTGCCAGGGGGCCAGGGTGGGTGCCAGGGGGCACAGGAGCGGGCCAAGGTGGGTGCCAGGGGGCACGGCAGCGGGCCAGGGTGGGTGCCAGGGGGTCAGGGTGGGTGCCAGGGGGCCAGGGTGGGTGCCAGGGGGCACAGGAGCGGGCCAAGGTGGGTGCCAGGGGGCACGGCAGCGGGCCAGGGTGGGTGCCAGGGGACACAGGAGTGGGCCAGGGTGGGTGCCAGGGGGTCAGGGTGGGTGCCAGGGGGTCAGGGTGGGTGGCCAGGGGCAGGTGGGTGCCTTTGTCCCTTTTCTgtccttatttttcttcctcttcctcctcttcctgctcttcctgtccttatcttcttccttttctttttgctgttcctccttctcctccttcatctccttcctcctcctccttcttctccctcttgctgctcctcttccttcatctcctttctcctccttttttctccttatttttcttcctcctcctcttcctcctcctctccccccagTGCATGAATTCCATTTTTGAGACCGTCCTGGACCTCACCTACCCCATCACCTCCATGTTCTCGGGCTCGGCCTTCAACGCCAGCATCAACCGAGTCTTCCAGGACAAGCAGATCGAGGTGTGTCCCCCTCTCCGCTCCCCGTGCCACGCCCAGAGCCCCTCCCCGatgtccccgcggtgtcaccCAGCCCGTCCCGTCCCCGCAGGACCTGTGGCTGCCCTACTTCAACGTCACCACGGACATCACGGCCTCGGCCATGCGGGTGCACACGGACGGTGAGAGCTCCCTGGGGCGCACGGGGCACCCAGACCGGTGTCACCTCCCCGCATCCCGAGGGGGACGGCAAGGACACGGGGCAGGGCTGGCTTCCCAgagccaccagctgctgctgacccCACCTTGGCGTCGGTGGTGGGGcgggaggggacagcgggggctGCACGAGGCGCTAACACCGCTGACCACTAACCCCAGTAACCCCCAGTGCAGCATGGGGACgtggtggtggcagtgctggggggggACGTGGTGGTGCTGGCCGTGGGGACacggtggtggtggtgttgggGCCATGGTTGTGGGGCCACGGTGGTGGTGTTGGGGACATGGCAGTGGTGGTGGGGACACGGTGGTGGTTGGGACCTGGTGACGGTGGTGGGAACGTTGCGGTGGCTGCCCCTCGTCCTCGCCCGGTGCCGGAGCTCACCTGGGACATTGAGCCGTCCACGGCCACCCCGCTGCCCGGTGGCCCTCGCCCTGCCCGTGCCCGCTGGCCTCTAACGCCCACTAATCCCCTCTGACCCCTCTAACCCGCCCCCCTCCCTCGCCGCTGGCTGCCAACGTCCCCTCCCCCCCCGTGCCCTCCTGGGTCACCCCCCGCGGTCCCGGTGGCCGTGACCGTGTCCTCTCCGTCCCCAGGCAGCCTCTGGCGCTACGTCCGAGCCAGTGCGTCCTATACCCCCTACCTGCCTCCGCTCTGCGACCCCAAGGACAGCCACTGGCTGGTGGACGGCTGCTATGTTAACAATGTCCCAGGTCAGCACCTCGCTCGCCGGGGCCCGACCCCAAAACCGCCagcaaaaccccaaaagccACCCTagaacaccaaaaaaaaaccccaaaccaccaaaaaacccccaaaaccacagcCGGAGTGTCCGCACCACCACTCAGGGCGCGCCGGGGTTCCTCTGCGCCCCGTTGGGTGACCCCTTGGGTTCTCCACTGGGTGCCCCATTGGGCGACCCTTTGGGTGACCCCTTGGGTTCTCCATTGGGAGCCCTATTGGGTTCTCCATTGGGTGTCCCATTGGGTGACCCCTTGGGTTCTCCATTGGGTGTCCCATTGGGTGTCCCATTGGGTTCTCCATTGGGTGCCCCATTGGGTGCCCCATTGGGTTCTCCATTGGGTGCCCCATTGGGTTCTCCATTGGGTGCCCCATTGGGTTCTCCATTGGGTTCTCCATTGGGTGACCCCTTGGGTTCTCCATTGGGTGTCCCATTGGGTGTCCCATTGGGTGTCCCATTGGGTGTCCCCTTGGGTTCTCCATTGGGTGCCCCATTGGGTGCCCTATTGGGATCTCCATTGGGTGCCCCATTGGTTGACCCCTTGGGTATCCCATTGGGTGCCCTCTTGGGTTCCCCACTGGGTGACCCTCGGGGCGCAGACACGTCCCGGCGCGGGCAGGGCGAGCAGCGAGGGGCGGCCGCCCCCGGGGCGGGTGCCGgtgccggggcggcggcgctgaCGGCGTTTGTTGCGTTCCCGCCGGCGCAGGCTCGCTCTGGCGCTACGTGCGCGCCAGCATGACCCTCTCGGGGTACCTGCCCCCGCTCTGCGACCCCAAGGACGGCAACTTGCTGATGGACGGGGGTTACATCAACAACCTGCCAGGCAAGTCGGTGGCATCGGTGGCAccgcgggcgcggggcgggagTTTGGTgcacggacggacggacggacggaagGATGGAGGGACGGCCACGGCTCGGTTTGGCGGCTTCTCGGTGGCGTTGGGTGATGGCGGTGATGGGAAGGGATGGCCGGCTGCcggctgctgccgctgctggtTTTTTGCCGTGCCGGGCGGCTTTCCAGAACGTTCCGTGGACTTTCCTGGACAGGATCCATCCGTCTTGCATCCCTCTTCCATCCTGTCTTGATGCCTTTTCCATCCCGGGTGCTTTTCCAGAACATTCCGCGTCCCTTCGCCTGCAGGATCCGTCCCATCTTTTGTTACACCTTGATGTCTCTCCGTGCCCGGCAGTTTTCCAGAACATTCTCTGGTTTTCCATGGTCAGGATCCATCCATCTTCCATCGTCTCTTGATGCCTTTTCCATTCTGGGCGGTCTTCCAGAGCATTCCATGGATTTCCATGGTCAGGATCCATCTTCCATCCCTCTTCCATCATCTCTTGATGTCCTCGGAGCTGGTCACCCTCTTGGGGCATCTCCACCCTCTGTCACCCGTCCCAGGAGTCACAGCCCTGGTGTCACCTCCTGGTGTCACCTCCTGGTGGTTTCCCGGATGATTTCCATCCTTCACCCGCCTCTGTCTCCGTCCTGCGCCGTCCCCTCGGGGACCTCCTGGGGCCCCTTCACCCGTCACCGTCCAGCTCTGCACGTCGCCATCCCAGGCGTCCTCTCCGCCCTCCTTCACCTCCCGGCACCTCCGTCCATCTCTTGATGTTCCTCTTCCGGCCATTCTGTGTCACCTCTGGGGGTCTTGGGAGGTCACCCTTGTCCCCTTCACGTGCTGGGGACCTTCCTCCATCCGGCATCATCGGCACCACGTTGGGTGACTCTGGTGGCATCTTTGGGCTCCTTGGGTTCGAGGCCACCttcctcatcatcatcatcatcatcatggTCATCATCCCTTCATGTCCTCCAGGACCATCTCCATTCTCTTCTCCATGGAAATGACCTTCCtctatcatcatcatcatcactgtCACCATCATCCCTTGGGGTCCTCCAGGACTTTCTCCACCCCCTCAGACCATCTTCGTCCTCCTCCACCTCCGAGCCATCTCCTGGCACCGTCCCTCGGCGTCACCGCCCGTCCCCCCGAGCGTGTCCGCCCTCCCTCCTGTGCCAACGACCTCCGTCCCCTCCTGGTGTCCCCCACGCTGGAGCCACCGGCCGCCCTCCACGCCCCCCTGACCCCACCATCCCTCGTGGCGCCACCGGCCGACCCCGCAACGCCGCTGACCCCTCGTTGTCCCTCTGTCCACCCCCGCAGCCGACATCGCGCGCAACATGGGCGCCAAGACGGTCATCGCCATCGACGTGGGCAGCCAGGACGAGACCGACCTGTGCAACTACGGCGACTCCTTGTCGGGCTGGTGGCTGCTCTGGAAGCGCCTCAACCCCTGGGCCGAGAAGGTCAAGGTGAGGCCACGGGGTGACCTCCCTGGGGGTGTTCCGGCCATTGTTGGGGTGTTCTGGTCATCATTGGGGTGTTCTGGTCATTGTTGGGGTTCTCCGGCCATCATTGGGGTGTTCTGGTCATCGTTGGGGTGTTCCGGTCATCGTTGGGGTGTTCTGGCTCTTTCTTGGGGTGTTCCTGCCATCGTTGGGGTTCTCCGGCCATCCTTGGGGTGTTCTGGCCATCGTTGGGGTGTTCCAGTCATTGTTGGGGTTCTCTGGCCATCATTGGGGTGTTCTGGCCATCGTTGGGGTTCTCTGGCCATCGTTGGGGTTCTCCGGCCATTGTTGGGGTGTTCTGGCCATCGTTGGGGTGTTCCAGTCATTGTTGGGGTTCTCCAGCCATTGTTGGGGTGTTCTGGCTCTTTCTTGGGGTGTTCCTGCCATCGTTGGGGTTCTCCAGCCATTGTTGGGGTGTTGCGGCCATCATTGGGGTGTTCCGGTCATCGTTGGTGTGTTCTGGCCACTCTTGGGGCGTTCCAGTCATGGTTGGGGTTCTCCAGCCATCGTTGGGGTATTCTGGCTCTTTCTTGGGGTGTTCCGGCCATTGTTGGGGTGTTCTGGTCATCATTGGGGTGTTCTGGCCACTGTTGGGGTTCTCCAGCCATCGTTGGGGTGTTCTGGTCATTGTTGGGGTGTTCTGGCTCTTTCTTGGGGTTCTCCGGCCACCCTTGGGGTCTTCTGATTCTTCATCGAGGTTCTCCACGAACCTCAATGTCCTGAGTGTCCCGGCAGGTGCCGGACATGGCGGAGATCCAGTCGCGCCTGGCCTACGTGTCGTGCGTCCGGCAGCTAGAGGTGGTCAAGTCCAGCTCCTACTGCGAGTACATCCGGCCACCCATCGACCGCTTCAAGACCATGGA harbors:
- the PNPLA6 gene encoding patatin-like phospholipase domain-containing protein 6 isoform X3, with the protein product MTARGAAAAARAGAGRDRRPDFGWAEPPPAMGQSESQQEAESTVLRGLLAAFSREQLPTRAVLWTVLGLAVAIMAVAALGWWLRRRKVPKQEPPRYRFRKRDKVLFYSRKIMRKVSQSTSSLVDASVSSGAARPRSRKKLKVLSIAKKVSASFLRIQKEPPTLQLKEPPPSVLEADLTEFDVASSHLPSEVLYMLKNVRVLGHFEKPLFLELCKHMVFQQCQQGEDVFRPGQPDTSIYVLQEGKLELLLTETDGKETVMKEVFPGDSVHSLLSILDVITGHQRPYRTVCARAAEDSTVLRLPVEAFSAVFEKYPESLVRVVQIIMVRLQRVTFLALHNYLGLTNELFSHDMQPLRLFPQPGHAARTSPVRHGKRGLGGTDEGRDTAELMKAAGLETPAVPPPLSRCISMPVDISGIQKGPRSDFDMAYERGRISVSLQEDSSGAFGQSVSQEPKERKSVTLEEQPSGIYRYSSCEEDAGTGPGPGTCPFGPYQGRQSSDIFEEAKRELIKLMKVEDPSLLNNRVLLHHAKGGTVIARQGDQDVSLHFVLWGCLHVYQRMIDKEEDVCLFLTQPGELVGQLAVLTGEPLIFTIKANRDCTFLKISKSDFYEIMREQPSVVLSVAHTVAARMSPFVRQMDFAIDWMAVEAGRALYRQGDKSDCTYIVLNGRLRSVIQKGSGKKELVGEYGRGDLVGVVEALTRQPRATTVHAVRDTELAKLPEGTLNNIKRRYPQVVTRLIHLLSQKILGNLQQLRGPFAGSGLGMASSSEPINPTSNLSTVAVLPVCDEVPMAAFTLELQHALNAIGPTLLLTSDIIRARLGSSALESIQEYRLSGWLAQQEDIHRIVLYQTDCTLTPWTLRCIRQADCILIVGLGDQEPALGELEQMLENTAVRALKQLVLLHREDGPGPARTVEWLNMRSWCSGHLHIRCPRRVFSRRSPAKLREMYEKVFEKSADRHSDFSRLARVLTGNTIALVLGGGGARGCSHIGVIKAMEESGIPIDLVGGTSIGAFIGALYAEERSAVRTKQRAREWARCMNSIFETVLDLTYPITSMFSGSAFNASINRVFQDKQIEDLWLPYFNVTTDITASAMRVHTDGSLWRYVRASASYTPYLPPLCDPKDSHWLVDGCYVNNVPADIARNMGAKTVIAIDVGSQDETDLCNYGDSLSGWWLLWKRLNPWAEKVKVPDMAEIQSRLAYVSCVRQLEVVKSSSYCEYIRPPIDRFKTMDFGKFDEIYDVGYQHGKVVFEGWSRGDIIEKMVKDRRSADFYESKRMDVLTCPSAGFTDLAEIVSRIEPAQPYLSDGYGDEESDYLTEYEDEGPESLRGEEDAFLASLEAEEEKPLRHRPSAAGTPPPPPLDSDGF
- the PNPLA6 gene encoding patatin-like phospholipase domain-containing protein 6 isoform X1, with amino-acid sequence MTARGAAAAARAGAGRDRRPDFGWAEPPPAMGQSESQQEAESTVLRGLLAAFSREQLPTRAVLWTVLGLAVAIMAVAALGWWLRRRKVPKQEPPRYRFRKRDKVLFYSRKIMRKVSQSTSSLVDASVSSGAARPRSRKKLKVLSIAKKVSASFLRIQKEPPTLQLKEPPPSVLEADLTEFDVASSHLPSEVLYMLKNVRVLGHFEKPLFLELCKHMVFQQCQQGEDVFRPGQPDTSIYVLQEGKLELLLTETDGKETVMKEVFPGDSVHSLLSILDVITGHQRPYRTVCARAAEDSTVLRLPVEAFSAVFEKYPESLVRVVQIIMVRLQRVTFLALHNYLGLTNELFSHDMQPLRLFPQPGHAARTSPVRHGKRGLGGTDEGRDTAELMKAAGLETPAVPPPLSRCISMPVDISGIQKGPRSDFDMAYERGRISVSLQEDSSGAFGQSVSQEPKERKSVTLEEQPSGIYRYSSCEEDAGTGPGPGTCPFGPYQGRQSSDIFEEAKRELIKLMKVEDPSLLNNRVLLHHAKGGTVIARQGDQDVSLHFVLWGCLHVYQRMIDKEEDVCLFLTQPGELVGQLAVLTGEPLIFTIKANRDCTFLKISKSDFYEIMREQPSVVLSVAHTVAARMSPFVRQMDFAIDWMAVEAGRALYRQGDKSDCTYIVLNGRLRSVIQKGSGKKELVGEYGRGDLVGVVEALTRQPRATTVHAVRDTELAKLPEGTLNNIKRRYPQVVTRLIHLLSQKILGNLQQLRGPFAGSGLGMASSSEPINPTSNLSTVAVLPVCDEVPMAAFTLELQHALNAIGPTLLLTSDIIRARLGSSALESIQEYRLSGWLAQQEDIHRIVLYQTDCTLTPWTLRCIRQADCILIVGLGDQEPALGELEQMLENTAVRALKQLVLLHREDGPGPARTVEWLNMRSWCSGHLHIRCPRRVFSRRSPAKLREMYEKVFEKSADRHSDFSRLARVLTGNTIALVLGGGGARGCSHIGVIKAMEESGIPIDLVGGTSIGAFIGALYAEERSAVRTKQRAREWARCMNSIFETVLDLTYPITSMFSGSAFNASINRVFQDKQIEDLWLPYFNVTTDITASAMRVHTDGSLWRYVRASASYTPYLPPLCDPKDSHWLVDGCYVNNVPGSLWRYVRASMTLSGYLPPLCDPKDGNLLMDGGYINNLPADIARNMGAKTVIAIDVGSQDETDLCNYGDSLSGWWLLWKRLNPWAEKVKVPDMAEIQSRLAYVSCVRQLEVVKSSSYCEYIRPPIDRFKTMDFGKFDEIYDVGYQHGKVVFEGWSRGDIIEKMVKDRRSADFYESKRMDVLTCPSAGFTDLAEIVSRIEPAQPYLSDGYGDEESDYLTEYEDEGPESLRGEEDAFLASLEAEEEKPLRHRPSAAGTPPPPPLDSDGF
- the PNPLA6 gene encoding patatin-like phospholipase domain-containing protein 6 isoform X2 — translated: MTARGAAAAARAGAGRDRRPDFGWAEPPPAMGQSESQQEAESTVLRGLLAAFSREQLPTRAVLWTVLGLAVAIMAVAALGWWLRRRKVPKQEPPRYRFRKRDKVLFYSRKIMRKVSQSTSSLVDASVSSGAARPRSRKKLKVLSIAKKVSASFLRIQKEPPTLQLKEPPPSVLEADLTEFDVASSHLPSEVLYMLKNVRVLGHFEKPLFLELCKHMVFQQCQQGEDVFRPGQPDTSIYVLQEGKLELLLTETDGKETVMKEVFPGDSVHSLLSILDVITGHQRPYRTVCARAAEDSTVLRLPVEAFSAVFEKYPESLVRVVQIIMVRLQRVTFLALHNYLGLTNELFSHDMQPLRLFPQPGHAARTSPVRHGKRGLGGTDEGRDTAELMKAAGLETPAVPPPLSRCISMPVDISGIQKGPRSDFDMAYERGRISVSLQEDSSGAFGQSVSQEPKERKSVTLEEQPSGIYRYSSCEEDAGTGPGPGTCPFGPYQGRQSSDIFEEAKRELIKLMKVEDPSLLNNRVLLHHAKGGTVIARQGDQDVSLHFVLWGCLHVYQRMIDKEEDVCLFLTQPGELVGQLAVLTGEPLIFTIKANRDCTFLKISKSDFYEIMREQPSVVLSVAHTVAARMSPFVRQMDFAIDWMAVEAGRALYRQGDKSDCTYIVLNGRLRSVIQKGSGKKELVGEYGRGDLVGVVEALTRQPRATTVHAVRDTELAKLPEGTLNNIKRRYPQVVTRLIHLLSQKILGNLQQLRGPFAGSGLGMASSSEPINPTSNLSTVAVLPVCDEVPMAAFTLELQHALNAIGPTLLLTSDIIRARLGSSALESIQEYRLSGWLAQQEDIHRIVLYQTDCTLTPWTLRCIRQADCILIVGLGDQEPALGELEQMLENTAVRALKQLVLLHREDGPGPARTVEWLNMRSWCSGHLHIRCPRRVFSRRSPAKLREMYEKVFEKSADRHSDFSRLARVLTGNTIALVLGGGGARGCSHIGVIKAMEESGIPIDLVGGTSIGAFIGALYAEERSAVRTKQRAREWARCMNSIFETVLDLTYPITSMFSGSAFNASINRVFQDKQIEDLWLPYFNVTTDITASAMRVHTDGSLWRYVRASMTLSGYLPPLCDPKDGNLLMDGGYINNLPADIARNMGAKTVIAIDVGSQDETDLCNYGDSLSGWWLLWKRLNPWAEKVKVPDMAEIQSRLAYVSCVRQLEVVKSSSYCEYIRPPIDRFKTMDFGKFDEIYDVGYQHGKVVFEGWSRGDIIEKMVKDRRSADFYESKRMDVLTCPSAGFTDLAEIVSRIEPAQPYLSDGYGDEESDYLTEYEDEGPESLRGEEDAFLASLEAEEEKPLRHRPSAAGTPPPPPLDSDGF